The genomic interval AGAAGGTGAGGTTCGGCACTATGCTTAAATGGTTTGGATTATCTATACTGATTATAATTTTAGATCAATGGAGTAAGTTGTCGGTGACAGCGACAATGCAGCTCTATGAGTCGATTCAAATTATGCCCTATTTTAATTTAACCTACGTGCGTAATGAAGGCGCGGCCTTTAGTTTTTTAAGTGAGGCAGGGGGTTGGCAACGTTGGTTATTTGCAGGACTCGCTTTTGCTATGAGCATTCTGATTACAGCTTGGATTGTGCGTTTAAAACAGCAAGAATTATTATCAGCGGTGGCCTTGTCTCTGGTTTTAGGGGGCGCGGTGGGTAATTTAATAGATCGTGTCGCGTATGGTTATGTGATTGATTTTTTAGATGTTTATTATCAGGATAAACATTGGCCCGCGTTTAATGTGGCTGATTCTGCAATTTGTGTGGGGGTGTTTTTAATGCTGTTAGAAAATTTTGGTATTGGACGGCCTAAAGAAGAAACGTAATGATGGTCGGGTGGGCATCGCTCACCCGAGTATCTACTTTAAATTTCAGGGTAAAACAAATATCAGACCTGCAAACTTTGCGCTTTTTGAGCGATAAGATTCGCCATAGACGGCATTTTGAATTCACCACTAACT from Methylococcales bacterium carries:
- the lspA gene encoding signal peptidase II, with the protein product MLKWFGLSILIIILDQWSKLSVTATMQLYESIQIMPYFNLTYVRNEGAAFSFLSEAGGWQRWLFAGLAFAMSILITAWIVRLKQQELLSAVALSLVLGGAVGNLIDRVAYGYVIDFLDVYYQDKHWPAFNVADSAICVGVFLMLLENFGIGRPKEET